One Zymoseptoria tritici IPO323 chromosome 3, whole genome shotgun sequence genomic region harbors:
- the FAS1 gene encoding fatty acid synthase subunit alpha: MRPEVEQDLAHTLLVELLAYQFASPVRWIETQDVILGEKTTERIVEVGPADTLGGMAKRTLAAKYEAYDAARSVQRQILCYNKDAKDIYYDVDPIEDEPAAPAPSGDSAPAPSSGGSAPAPAAAAPAPAPASSGPAASVADAPVGAVDILRTLVAQKLKKPFADIPLSKAIKDLVGGKSTLQNEILGDLGKEFGSTPEKPEDTPLDELGASMQATFNGQLGKQSTSLIARMVSSKMPGGFNITAVRKHLETRWGLASGRQDGVLLLGLTMEPAARLGSENDAKAWLDDTAQKYATQAGINLSTAPAAGEGGGGGGGMMMDPAAIDALTKDQRALFKQQLELFARYLKMDLRAGDKAAIATKQNETALQAQLDLWNTEHGEFYAAGIEPSFSPLKARVYDSSWNWARQDALTMYYDIIFGRLKAVDREIVSRCILIMNRANPTLLDFMQYHIDHCPTERGETYQLAKELGEQLIENCREVLEEAPVYKDVNVPTAPSLEIDPRGNMNYEEAPRASVRKLEHYVREMADGGKISEYGNRTKVQNDLQRVYKLIRQQHKLSKSSQLEIKSLYSNIVRSLAMNEGQIMPSENGKPNGHIKKARNGGRVTPAIKAGKVETVPFLHLKRKEEHGWEYSKKLTSVYLDGLEQAARSGVTFQNKNVLMTGAGAGSIGAEVLQGLISGGARVVVTTSRFSREVTEYYQSIYARYGARGSQLVVVPFNQGSLQDVNALVDYIYSEKEGLGWDLDFIVPFAAIPENGREIDSIDSKSELAHRIMLTNLLRMLGAVKAQKASRGFETRPAQVILPLSPNHGTFGNDGLYSESKLALETLFNRWHSESWGNFLTICGAVIGWTRGTGLMGGNNIVAQGVEKYGVRTFSQQEMAFNLLGLMAPSIVNLCQAEPVFADLNGGLQFLPDLKDMMTRIRKDITETAEIRKAVTRETSLENKVVNGEDSEKHYKTAKVDKRANLKFDFPKLPDWKSEVAPLNENLKGMVDLEKVVVVTGFAEVGPWGNSRTRWEMEAYGQFSLEGCVEMAWIMGLIKNHNGPLKGQSYSGWVDAKTGEPVDDKDIKPKYEAHILDHAGIRLIEPELFNGYDPKKKQLMQEIQIEEDLDPFETSEETAQEFKREHGEKVEVFALESGEFQVRLKKGATLLIPKALRFDRLVAGQIPTGWDAKRYGVPDDIISQVDPVTLYVLVSTAECLMASGITDPYEFYKYVHISQVGNCIGSGIGGTTALRGMYKDRFLDKPLQKDILQESFINTMSAWMNMLLMSSTGPIRTPVGACATAVESIDIGYDCIVEGKARMCFVGGFDDFQEEGSYEFANMKATSNAEDEFAHGRTPKEMSRPTTTTRNGFMESQGCGMQVIMDARLALDMGVPIYGVLGFTATATDKIGRSVPAPGQGVLTTAREEPSKFPSPLLDIKYRKRQMDLRRKQIKNWQESELLFLEEEVAAMKQAGEFNENEYMQDRVQHIEREARRQEKDALGSLGNNFWKSDSRIAPLRGALATWGLTIDDLDVASFHGTSTVANDKNESDVICQQMKHLGRQKGNALMGIFQKYLTGHPKGAAGAWMFNGCLQVLNTGLVPGNRNADNVDKVMEKFDYIVYPSQSIQTDGIKAFSVTSFGFGQKGAQAIGIHPKYLFATLDQAEFASYKTRVEARQKKAYRFYHDGLINNTMFRAKSHSPYADDQQSKVFLNPNARVTVDKKSAEYTYPKTAPKKVEDLATTQMVESLMRSNASKDSHPGVDIEQIDAINIENQTFIERNFTEKEVAYCRKAADPQASFAGKWSAKEAVFKSLRVESRGGGAPLRDIEVLNDESGAPTVVLHGEAKAAANKSGVKSTTVSVSHSEKQVIAVAISAF; this comes from the exons ATGAGACCCGAAGTCGAGCAAGATCTCGCACACACCCTTCTTGTCGAACTCCTCGCATACCAATTCGCCTCGCCCGTCAGATGGATCGAAACGCAAGATGTCATCCTCGGCGAGAAGACGACCGAGCGGATAGTGGAAGTGGGCCCAGCAGATACCCTCGGAGGAATGGCAAAGCGGACATTGGCAGCAAAATATGAGGCATACGATGCTGCGCGATCAGTCCAACGCCAGATTCTCTGCTACAACAAGGACGCAAAGGATATTTACTACGACGTCGATCCCATCGAGGATGAGCCTGCGGCACCAGCTCCCAGCGGAGATAGtgctccagctccatcaTCGGGAGGCTCAGCACCAGCTCCAGCAGCGGCGGCTCCAGCACCTGCACCAGCGAGCTCAGGGCCAGCAGCTTCTGTTGCTGATGCTCCAGTGGGAGCTGTCGATATCCTACGCACACTTGTGGCTCAGAAGCTGAAGAAGCCTTTCGCCGACATTCCCCTAAGCAAGGCCATCAAGGATTTGGTTGGAG GCAAATCTACTCTGCAAAACGAAATCCTCGGAGACCTCGGAAAAGAGTTTGGTTCCACGCCAGAAAAGCCGGAAGACACACCTCTCGATGAGCTCGGTGCCTCGATGCAGGCTACCTTCAATGGTCAGCTTGGAAAACAGTCCACCTCACTTATTGCCCGCATGGTCTCCTCGAAGATGCCCGGAGGATTCAATATCACAGCCGTGCGAAAGCACTTGGAGACCAGATGGGGTCTCGCCAGTGGGCGTCAAGATGGTGTCCTCCTCCTGGGTCTAACTATGGAGCCGGCAGCTCGTCTTGGATCTGAGAACGACGCAAAAGCATGGCTGGACGATACTGCCCAGAAGTACGCGACACAGGCTGGCATAAACTTGTCCACTGCTCCAGCGGCTGGCGagggcggcggtggcggcggtggcatgATGATGGACCCAGCTGCTATCGATGCTCTGACCAAGGACCAGCGAGCGTTGTTCAAGCAGCAGCTTGAGCTTTTCGCGCGTTACCTGAAGATGGATCTTCGTGCAGGCGACAAGGCTGCTATCGCTACCAAGCAGAATGAGACGGCTCTACAAGCCCAGCTGGACCTCTGGAACACCGAGCACGGTGAGTTCTACGCAGCTGGAATTGAGCCTTCTTTCAGCCCTCTCAAAGCACGCGTCTATGATTCATCCTGGAACTGGGCACGCCAGGACGCCCTCACCATGTACTACGATATCATCTTTGGCAGACTGAAGGCTGTCGACCGCGAGATCGTCTCTCGCTGCATCCTGATCATGAACCGTGCAAACCCCACCCTTCTGGACTTTATGCAATACCACATCGACCACTGCCCGACCGAGCGCGGCGAGACCTATCAACTCGCGAAAGAGCTTGGTGAGCAGCTGATTGAGAACTGTCGCGAGGTTCTCGAAGAAGCACCAGTATACAAGGATGTCAACGTACCAACCGCACCCAGCCTTGAGATCGATCCCCGCGGAAACATGAACTACGAGGAGGCACCACGCGCGAGTGTACGAAAGCTCGAGCACTACGTCCGCGAAATGGCCGACGGTGGCAAGATCTCAGAATACGGCAACCGTACCAAGGTGCAGAACGACCTGCAAAGAGTCTACAAGCTCATCCGCCAGCAACACAAGCTTTCGAAATCTTCTCAGCTTGAGATCAAGTCGCTGTACAGCAACATTGTTCGATCGCTGGCGATGAACGAGGGTCAAATCATGCCGTCTGAGAATGGCAAGCCCAACGGACACATCAAGAAGGCCCGTAACGGTGGACGTGTCACCCCTGCGATCAAGGCCGGCAAGGTCGAGACGGTACCATTCTTGCATCTCAAGCGCAAGGAAGAGCATGGATGGGAATACAGCAAGAAGCTCACCAGCGTCTACCTCGATGGCTTGGAGCAAGCTGCTCGATCAGGTGTCACATTCCAGAACAAGAACGTTCTGATGActggtgctggtgctggCTCGATCGGTGCTGAGGTCTTGCAAGGTCTTATCAGCGGTGGTGCCAGGGTTGTCGTCACAACATCTCGCTTCTCCCGTGAAGTCACAGAATACTACCAGTCGATCTACGCCCGCTACGGTGCTCGTGGATCCCAACTGGTCGTCGTCCCATTCAACCAAGGATCTCTGCAGGACGTCAACGCCCTCGTCGACTACATTTACAGCGAGAAGGAGGGTCTTGGCTGGGATCTGGACTTCATTGTTCCCTTCGCTGCCATTCCTGAGAACGGTCGTGAGATTGACAGCATCGACAGCAAATCCGAGCTTGCTCACCGTATCATGCTTACGAACCTTCTTCGCATGCTCGGTGCCGTCAAGGCGCAGAAGGCCAGCCGCGGATTTGAGACTCGCCCTGCACAGGTAATCCTTCCACTCTCGCCCAACCACGGTACCTTTGGTAACGACGGTCTCTACTCCGAATCGAAGCTCGCCCTGGAGACTCTCTTCAACCGCTGGCACTCCGAGAGCTGGGGCAACTTCCTCACCATCTGCGGTGCTGTCATTGGCTGGACTCGTGGTACCGGTCTCATGGGAGGCAACAACATTGTTGCTCAAGGTGTGGAGAAGTATGGCGTGCGCACTTTCTCGCAGCAGGAGATGGCTTTCAACTTGCTTGGTCTCATGGCTCCATCGATTGTCAATCTTTGCCAGGCCGAGCCTGTGTTTGCCGACTTGAATGGTGGCCTGCAGTTCTTGCCCGATCTGAAGGATATGATGACCCGCATCCGCAAGGACATCACCGAGACTGCCGAGATCCGCAAGGCTGTCACTCGCGAGACGTCCCTCGAGAACAAGGTTGTCAACGGCGAAGACAGCGAGAAGCACTACAAGACCGCCAAGGTCGACAAGCGTGCCAATCTCAAATTCGACTTTCCTAAGCTCCCCGACTGGAAGTCCGAGGTTGCACCTCTCAACGAGAACCTCAAAGGCATGGTCGATCTTGAGAAGGTTGTCGTTGTCACTGGTTTTGCTGAGGTTGGTCCCTGGGGTAACTCTAGGACTCGGTGGGAGATGGAGGCTTACGGCCAATTCTCCCTCGAGGGCTGCGTCGAGATGGCTTGGATCATGGGCCTTATCAAGAACCACAATGGTCCACTCAAGGGTCAAAGCTACTCCGGCTGGGTTGACGCCAAGACTGGCGAGCCCGTCGATGACAAAGACATCAAGCCGAAGTACGAGGCCCACATCCTCGACCACGCTGGTATCCGTCTTATCGAGCCAGAGCTGTTCAACGGGTACGAtcccaagaagaagcagctTATGCAGGAGATCCAGATCGAAGAGGACCTTGATCCGTTCGAGACCTCGGAGGAGACTGCCCAGGAGTTCAAGCGCGAGCACGGTGAAAAGGTCGAAGTTTTCGCTCTCGAATCTGGCGAGTTCCAAGTCCGACTCAAGAAGGGCGCCACTCTTCTTATTCCAAAGGCTCTCCGATTCGACCGTCTTGTCGCTGGACAAATCCCTACCGGCTGGGATGCCAAACGCTACGGTGTGCCCGACGACATCATCTCCCAAGTCGATCCGGTCACTCTCTACGTGCTCGTCTCCACCGCTGAATGCTTGATGGCCTCGGGTATCACAGACCCATACGAGTTCTACAAGTATGTGCACATCTCGCAAGTGGGTAACTGTATCGGTTCCGGCATTGGTGGTACTACCGCCTTGCGAGGAATGTACAAGGACCGCTTCCTAGACAAGCCACTGCAGAAGGACATTCTTCAGGAGTCTTTCATCAACACCATGAGCGCTTGGATGAacatgttgttgatgtcgtcCACTGGACCCATTCGCACGCCTGTCGGAGCCTGTGCGACTGCCGTCGAGTCGATTGATATCGGTTACGACTGCATTGTCGAGGGCAAGGCACGCATGTGTTTCGTTGGTGGCTTCGATGATTTCCAAGAAGAGGGATCGTACGAGTTTGCCAACATGAAGGCCACTAGCAATGCCGAGGATGAATTCGCACACGGCCGCACTCCAAAGGAGATGTCTCGcccgaccacgaccacgcGCAACGGATTCATGGAATCCCAAGGTTGCGGTATGCAAGTCATCATGGACGCCCGACTCGCGCTCGACATGGGTGTGCCAATCTACGGTGTGCTCGGCTTCACGGCCACTGCTACTGACAAGATTGGTCGCTCTGTGCCAGCTCCTGGCCAGGGTGTGCTCACCACTGCCCGTGAGGAGCCCTCCAAATTCCCATCGCCTCTGCTTGACATCAAGTACAGGAAGAGGCAGATGGATCTGCGCCGCAAGCAGATCAAGAACTGGCAGGAGTCCGAGCTTCTATTcctcgaggaggaggtggctGCGATGAAGCAAGCTGGCGAGTTCAACGAGAACGAGTACATGCAAGATCGTGTCCAGCACATTGAGCGTGAAGCTCGTCGACAAGAGAAGGACGCCCTCGGATCTCTGGGCAACAACTTCTGGAAGTCTGACTCGCGCATTGCTCCTCTTCGTGGTGCCCTCGCGACTTGGGGCCTCACCATCGACGATCTCGATGTTGCGTCCTTCCACGGCACGTCGACCGTTGCCAACGACAAGAACGAGTCCGATGTCATCTGCCAGCAGATGAAGCATCTCGGCCGTCAAAAGGGCAACGCTCTTATGGGTATCTTCCAGAAATACCTCACCGGTCACCCGAAGGGTGCCGCTGGTGCCTGGATGTTCAACGGCTGCCTGCAAGTGCTCAACACCGGTCTTGTGCCCGGCAACCGCAACGCCGACAACGTGGACAAAGTCATGGAGAAATTCGACTACATCGTGTACCCCTCGCAGTCGATCCAAACCGACGGCATCAAGGCCTTCTCCGTCACCTCATTTGGGTTCGGTCAAAAGGGCGCTCAAGCCATCGGTATTCACCCCAAGTACCTCTTCGCCACTCTCGACCAAGCGGAATTCGCATCCTACAAGACCCGTGTTGAGGCACGACAGAAGAAGGCCTACCGCTTCTACCACGATGGtctcatcaacaacaccatGTTCCGCGCCAAGTCCCACTCGCCGTACGCCGACGACCAGCAAAGCAAGGTTTTCCTCAACCCCAACGCGCGCGTCACCGTTGACAAGAAGTCTGCCGAGTACACATACCCCAAGACCGCGCCGAAGAAGGTCGAGGATCTGGCTACCACACAGATGGTGGAGTCGCTGATGCGCAGCAATGCGAGCAAGGACTCTCACCCCGGCGTGGACATTGAGCAGATCGATGCCATCAATATCGAGAACCAGACCTTTATTGAGAGGAATTTcacggagaaggaggtcgcGTACTGCAGGAAAGCAGCTGACCCCCAGGCGAGTTTCGCGGGCAAGTGGTCTGCGAAGGAGGCTGTGTTCAAGTCTTTGAGGGTTGAATCCAGGGGCGGAGGAGCTCCGCTGAGGGATATTGAGGTCTTGAACGACGAGAGTGGGGCGCCGACTGTGGTG TTGCACGGCGAAGCAAAGGCTGCGGCGAACAAGTCTGGTGTCAAGTCGACGACTGTCAGCGTCAGTCACAGCGAGAAGCAGGTCATTGCTGTGGCGATTTCGGCTTTCTGA
- a CDS encoding Ca2+-modulated nonselective cation channel polycystin (related to intracellular calcium signaling): MTYYRFQARENSQIYLANAASQIGTVSDPTLAERYRSNGVTLVDRRDQVWSVGDNAARPYIFIEIPRNYPDSGHRTLTCSLNDGLLSCTDTNNNARNVFQYCTNLGDALLLTEASFNTGSCTAYTFAAVDPLEVCNPPRTTTTTSTAAPTTTTSTASTTTASTTTASTTTSTGLSCPSNKPFTVSAYNLQNMPNGAPGATGPGQTYHPFGFATGSTATVLQLDSSCNVIAVATGEIMCTLIRDPPSSTPQQVYFGATYAHVNAVCNVVPGTDSGRSFLELQCVFGSNTGKVFAADSAGNLYSSSSDTVAPIRVEVNYRSTTTTTTSTTTGASASTIMSTRTTATTMATPVNSVRNAGFEEFPDGAQYGVPTYWQASGLGSGSSLQPKGPAYHGISYGALSSATTSTDTTSQDGSLSQVIANPGLPYAQIRYFYSVGSMISKEVCTLTVSLGGVTVQIVTFKFGDGYSDGTEWKAGYVDNIPTQGGDATLEFRLHCDFALSTYKTTSVLLDEVSLEFTSDTRTPTPPAATTAPAAPSCPSNMPFTVSAYNHPSIPNGAAGAISGVTFGFSTSNTAALLQLDTSCNVVATNGGNTMFAFTDIQSAVRSKPIYFFPPSQNLVRAVCDIVPGTENGRDFLELECVFGRNTLKQFGASDTGALNSGPPTPSTNFRVEVKYLSDPKSTTTSSTPTTTGTEV; the protein is encoded by the exons ATGACCTACTACCGCTTCCAGGCACGGGAGAATAGCCAGATCTATCTCGCTAATGCTGCGAGTCAGATCGGTACTGTTTCTGACCCCACCCTGGCGGAGAGATACCGGAGCAACGGCGTCACTTTGGTCGATCGCCGAGATCAAGTGTGGTCGGTGGGCGACAATGCTGCTCGTCCATACATCTTCATTGAGATACCGAGGAACTACCCGGATAGTGGACACCGCACATTGACCTGCTCGTTGAATGATGGCCTACTTAGCTGCACAGATACGAACAATAACGCACGCAATGTGTTCCAGTACTGCACCAATCTCGGCGATGCCTTGCTGTTGACCGAAGCGTCCTTCAACACCGGATCGTGCACTGCCTACACATTCGCCGCCGTGGATCCTTTGGAGGTGTGTAATCCGCCACGAACTACCACCACAACGTCCACCGCTGCACCAACGACGACTACCTCCACTGCTTCGACCACCACTGCTTCGACCACCACTGCTTCGACGACTACCTCTACGGGACTGTCATGTCCGTCCAATAAGCCCTTCACTGTGTCGGCGTACAACCTTCAAAACATGCCTAACGGCGCGCCTGGAGCAACTGGGCCCGGTCAGACGTACCATCCCTTCGGTTTCGCGACTGGCAGCACGGCAACAGTCCTCCAACTCGATAGCTCATGCAACGTGATCGCCGTGGCCACCGGAGAGATCATGTGTACCCTCATCCGCGACCcgccttcttcaacgccCCAGCAGGTGTACTTTGGAGCTACCTACGCACACGTCAACGCTGTTTGCAATGTCGTGCCTGGAACTGACAGTGGGAGAAGCTTTCTCGAGTTGCAGTGCGTGTTTGGAAGCAATACGGGCAAAGTATTCGCGGCCGATAGCGCTGGGAATTTGTACTCTTCGAGCTCAGACACGGTTGCTCCTATTCGGGTTGAGGTCAACTATCGATCTACTACGACTACCACCACTTCCACGACGACAGGAGCATCGGCCTCCACAATCATGTCTACCCGCACGACCGCTACGACGATGGCCACGCCAGTAAACAGCGTCCGCAACGCCGGATTTGAAGAATTTCCAGATGGTGCGCAATACGGTGTTCCGACATATTGGCAAGCTTCGGGGCTCGGCTCCGGCTCTTCACTTCAACCCAAGGGTCCCGCCTACCATGGGATCTCCTACGG CGCCCTCTCAAGTGCTACAACGTCGACAGACACAACAAGCCAAGACGGATCCCTCTCTCAAGTCATCGCAAACCCTGGTCTGCCTTATGCTCAGATCCGGTACTTTTATTCTGTCGGCAGCATGATCTCCAAGGAGGTCTGCACTTTGACGGTGTCTCTCGGTGGCGTAACAGTCCAGATCGTGACCTTCAAGTTCGGCGATGGCTACTCAGACGGAACCGAATGGAAAGCCGGATATGTTGACAATATACCAACCCAGGGTGGAGATGCCACGCTAGAGTTCCGGCTGCACTGCGACTTTGCACTCAGCACGTACAAGACCACGAGTGTGCTACTGGATGAGGTCTCTTTGGAGTTCACATCTGACACGAGGACTCCTACGCCCCCAGCTGCGACCACCGCCCCGGCTGCACCATCCTGTCCATCCAACATGCCGTTCACTGTCTCGGCGTACAACCATCCCTCGATCCCTAACGGCGCTGCCGGAGCAATCTCTGGTGTGACCTTCGGCTTCAGCACCTCGAACACGGCAGCACTTCTGCAGCTCGATACTTCCTGCAATGTGGTGGCTACAAACGGAGGGAACACAATGTTTGCTTTCACAGACATTCAATCCGCGGTCAGATCGAAGCCTATCTATTTCTTTCCCCCGAGCCAGAACCTCGTACGAGCTGTCTGCGATATTGTGCCTGGAACTGAGAATGGCAGGGACTTCCTCGAGCTGGAGTGCGTCTTCGGAAGAAATACTCTCAAGCAATTTGGAGCATCAGATACGGGCGCCTTGAACTCTGGACCCCCGACACCGTCCACTAACTTTCGCGTGGAGGTCAAATATCTGTCCGATCCGAAGTCGACCACGACCTCATCTACTCCCACGACTACTGGGACCGAAGTATGA